In Mustela lutreola isolate mMusLut2 chromosome 1, mMusLut2.pri, whole genome shotgun sequence, one genomic interval encodes:
- the TRPM5 gene encoding transient receptor potential cation channel subfamily M member 5 isoform X2 yields the protein MPEAGGSCPGRPRMVASGSGSGLCRGEIEFGGSGKKRGKFVKVPSDVAPSELFNLLLAEWHLPAPNLVVSLVGEECPFAMKSWLRDVLRKGLVKAAQSTGAWILTSALRVGLARYVGQAVRDHSLASTSTRARVVAIGLASLGRVLHRQLLDNAQEHSPVHYPADEGSGRGPLCSLDNNQAHFILVEPGPSGKGDGLTELRLKLEKHISEQRTGYGGTGSIEIPVLCLLVNGDPSTLERISRAVEHAAPWLVLAGSGGVADVLAALMNQPHLLVPQVAEKQFKEKFPGEHFRWEDIVHWTKLLQNITGHPHLLTVHDFEQEGTEELDTVILKALVKACKSHSQEAQDYLDELKLAVAWDRVDIARSEIFNGDVEWKSCDLEEVMMDALVSDKPEFVRLFVDNGADVGDFLTYGRLQQLYRSTPPKSLLFDLLQRKHEEGRLTLAGLGAQQAREPPTGLPAFSLHDVSRLLKDFLHDACRGLYQEERGPARRPEGRKWLLDLNRRSENPWRDLFLWAVLQNRHEMATYFWAMGQEGVAAALAACKILREMSHLEAGAGVRRPVREAKYEQLALGLFSECYGNSEDRAFALLVRRNRGWSRATCLHLATEADTKAFFAHDGVQAFLTKIWWGDMASGTPILRLLCAFLCPALIYTNFITFSEEAPLRTGPEGLQELDSLDTEKSLLCSPGSGPEESAETPRAQGHPGPRAAFLLTRWRMFWGAPVTVFLGNVVMYFAFLFLFAYVLLVDFRPPPQGPSGPEVTLYFWVFTLVLEEIRQGFFTDEDTHLVKKFTLYVDDNWNKCDMVAIFLFIVGVTCRMVPSMFEAGRTVLAVDFMVFTLRLIHIFAVHKQLGPKIIIVERMIKDVFFFLFFLSVWLVAYGVTTQALLHPHDGRLEWVFRRVLYRPYLQIFGQIPLDEIDEARVNCSLHPLLEEGSPSCPNLYANWLVILLLVTFLLVTNVLLMNLLIAMFSYTFQVVQGNADTFWKFQRYHLIVEYHQRPALAPPFIVLSHLSLLLKRLLRKGAEQKRAHLGRDLPEPLDQKMVTWEAVQKENYLSKLEKQRKGSEEEVLRKTAHRVDSVAQHLAGLREQERRIKRLESQVDYCTVLLSSIAQSGASWSKCVSREGRAQAGGATGGGRSHGAPLPAFLSREGTGPGRRWPLAGNGLQGRAGTLCRSRQLSQARECGHVDPGGSAWQPPSTTPPAPSWPGSPAPVLVWCA from the exons ATGCCGGAGGCCGGGGGCAGCTGTCCGGGGCGCCCCAGGATGGTTGCGTCAGGCTCAGGGTCTGGCCTGTGCCGGGGCGAGATCGAATTTGGAGGGTCTGGGAAGAAGCGAGGCAAG TTTGTGAAGGTGCCCAGCGACGTGGCCCCCTCTGAGCTCTTCAACCTCCTGCTGGCTGAGTGGCACCTGCCTGCCCCCAACCTCGTGGTGTCCCTGGTGGGCGAGGAGTGTCCATTCGCCATGAAGTCCTGGCTGCGGGACGTCCTGCGCAAGGGGCTGGTGAAGGCGGCCCAGAGCACAG GGGCCTGGATCCTGACCAGCGCGCTTCGCGTGGGCCTTGCCCGGTACGTCGGACAGGCCGTGCGTGACCACTCGCTGGCCAGCACGTCCACCCGGGCCCGCGTGGTGGCCATTGGTCTTGCCTCGCTGGGCCGCGTCCTGCATCGTCAGCTTCTGGACAATGCCCAG GAGCACAGCCCTGTCCACTACCCCGCGGACGAGGGCAGCGGCCGGGGCCCCCTCTGCTCCCTGGACAACAACCAGGCGCACTTCATCCTGGTGGAGCCCGGGCCGTCCGGGAAGGGGGACGGGCTGACGGAGCTGAGGCTCAAGCTGGAGAAGCACATTTCGGAGCAGAGGACCGGCTACGGGG GCACTGGCAGCATCGAGATCCCTGTCCTCTGTCTGCTGGTCAATGGTGACCCCAGCACCCTGGAG AGGATCTCCAGGGCCGTGGAGCACGCCGCCCCGTGGCTGGTCCTGGCAGGCTCAGGAGGCGTCGCGGACGTGCTGGCCGCCTTGATGAACCAGCCCCACCTCCTGGTGCCCCAGGTGGCCGAGAAGCAGTTTAAAGAGAAGTTTCCGGGCGAACACTTCCGCTGGGAAGACATCGTACACTGGACCAAGCTG CTGCAGAACATCACCGGCCACCCGCACCTGCTCACCGTGCACGACTTCGAGCAGGAGGGCACCGAGGAGCTGGACACGGTCATCCTTAAAGCGCTGGTGAAAG CCTGCAAGAGCCACAGCCAGGAGGCGCAGGACTACCTGGACGAGCTCAAGCTGGCCGTGGCCTGGGACCGCGTGGACATCGCCAGGAGCGAGATCTTCAACGGGGACGTGGAGTGGAAG TCCTGTGACCTGGAGGAGGTGATGATGGACGCGCTGGTGAGTGACAAGCCCGAGTTCGTGCGTCTCTTCGTGGACAATGGCGCCGACGTGGGGGACTTCCTGACGTACGGGCGGCTGCAGCAGCTGTACCGCTCCACGCCCCCCAAGAGCCTGCTGTTCGACCTGCTGCAGCGCAAGCACGAGGAGGGCCGGCTGACCCTGGCCGGCCTGGGCGCCCAGCAGGCCCGCGAGCCACCCACCGGCCTGCCCGCCTTCTCCCTGCACGACGTCTCCCGCCTGCTCAAGGACTTCCTGCACGACGCCTGTCGCGGGCTCTACCAGGAG GAGCGGGGACCGGCCAGGCGACCTGAGGGCCGGAAGTGGCTGCTGGATCTGAACCGGAGGAGCGAGAACCCCTGGCGGGATCTGTTCCTCTGGGCCGTGCTGCAGAACCGCCATGAGATGGCCACCTACTTCTGGGCCATG GGCCAGGAGGGGGTGGCCGCTGCTCTGGCCGCCTGCAAGATCCTCAGAGAGATGTCGCACctggaggcgggggcgggggtgcgcCGCCCGGTGAGGGAGGCCAAGTACGAGCAGCTGGCCCTGG GCCTCTTCTCCGAGTGCTACGGCAACAGTGAGGACCGCGCGTTCGCGCTGCTGGTGCGCAGAAACCGCGGCTGGAGCAGGGCCACCTGTCTGCACCTGGCCACCGAGGCCGACACCAAGGCCTTCTTTGCCCATGACGGGGTGCAG GCTTTCCTGACCAAGATCTGGTGGGGAGACATGGCGTCGGGCACGCCCATCCTACGGCTGCTGTGTGCCTTCCTCTGCCCAGCCCTCATCTATACCAACTTCATCACCTTCAG TGAGGAGGCCCCGCTGAGGACGGGCCCTGAGGGCCTGCAGGAACTGGACAGTCTGGACACGGAGAAGAGCCTGCTCTGCAGCCCGGGCAGTGG GCCAGAGGAGTCGGCCGAGACACCAAGGGCTCAGGGGCACCCAGGGCCCCGTGCTGCCTTCCTGCTCACGCGCTGGCGCATGTTTTGGGGCGCGCCCGTGACCGTGTTCCTGGGGAATGTGGTCATGTACTTTGCATTCCTGTTCCTGTTCGCCTACGTCCTGCTGGTCGACTTCAGGCCACCTCCCCAGGGGCCGTCTGGGCCTGAGGTCACCCTGTACTTCTGGGTCTTTACACTGGTGCTGGAAGAGATCCGGCAG GGATTCTTCACAGACGAGGACACACATCTGGTGAAAAAGTTCACGCTCTACGTGGACGATAACTGGAACAAGTGTGACATGGTGGCCATCTTTCTGTTCATTGTTGGTGTCACCTGCAG gatggTGCCCTCGATGTTCGAGGCGGGCCGCACGGTCCTGGCCGTCGACTTCATGGTGTTCACGCTCCGACTCATCCACATCTTTGCCGTCCACAAGCAGCTGGGCCCCAAGATCATCATCGTGGAGCGCATG ATAAAGGacgtcttcttcttcctcttcttcctgagcGTGTGGCTTGTGGCCTACGGCGTGACCACGCAGGCGCTGCTGCACCCCCACGACGGGCGCCTGGAGTGGGTCTTCCGCCGCGTGCTCTACCGGCCCTACCTGCAGATCTTCGGGCAAATCCCGCTGGACGAGATCGACG AGGCCCGTGTGAACTGCTCGCTGCACCCGCTGCTGGAGGAGggctccccctcctgccccaacCTCTACGCCAACTGGCTGGTCATCCTCCTGCTGGTCACCTTCCTGCTGGTCACCAACGTGCTGCTCATGAACCTGCTGATCGCCATGTTCAG CTACACGTTCCAGGTGGTGCAGGGCAACGCGGACACGTTCTGGAAGTTCCAGCGCTACCACCTCATCGTGGAGTACCACCAGCGCCCCGCCCTGGCGCCGCCCTTCATCGTCCTCAGCCACCTGAGCCTGCTGCTCAAGAGGCTGCTCCGGAAGGGGGCCGAGCAGAAGCGGGCGCACCTGG GGAGAGACCTGCCGGAGCCCCTGGACCAGAAGATGGTCACGTGGGAGGCGGTGCAGAAGGAGAACTACCTGAGCAagctggagaagcagaggaagggcaGCGAGGAGGAGGTGCTGCGCAAAACCGCCCACAG GGTGGACTCTGTGGCCCAGCACCTCGCGGGGCTGAGGGAGCAAGAAAGACGCATCAAGCGCTTGGAGTCCCAG gtcGACTACTGCACGGTGCTCCTGTCCTCCATAGCCCAGAGCGGCGCCAGCTGGAGTAAGTGTGTGTCCAGGGAGGGCAGGGCGCAGGCCGGTGGGGCCACAGGTGGAGGACGGTCACACGGTGCCCCGCTACCTGCCTTCCTGTCCCGGGAGGGGACTGGCCCAGGCCGCCGATGGCCCTTGGCTGGCAACGGTCTTCAGGGCAGGGCAGGAACCCTCTGCCGAAGCCGCCAGCTCAGCCAGGCACGAGAGTGTGGCCACGTGGACCCTGGAGGCTCTGCCTGGCAGCCGCCCTCCACAacacccccagccccctcctggcCAGGCTCACCGGCTCCTGTGCTCGTGTGGTGTGCAtga
- the TRPM5 gene encoding transient receptor potential cation channel subfamily M member 5 isoform X3 — translation MPEAGGSCPGRPRMVASGSGSGLCRGEIEFGGSGKKRGKFVKVPSDVAPSELFNLLLAEWHLPAPNLVVSLVGEECPFAMKSWLRDVLRKGLVKAAQSTGAWILTSALRVGLARYVGQAVRDHSLASTSTRARVVAIGLASLGRVLHRQLLDNAQEHSPVHYPADEGSGRGPLCSLDNNQAHFILVEPGPSGKGDGLTELRLKLEKHISEQRTGYGGTGSIEIPVLCLLVNGDPSTLERISRAVEHAAPWLVLAGSGGVADVLAALMNQPHLLVPQVAEKQFKEKFPGEHFRWEDIVHWTKLLQNITGHPHLLTVHDFEQEGTEELDTVILKALVKACKSHSQEAQDYLDELKLAVAWDRVDIARSEIFNGDVEWKSCDLEEVMMDALVSDKPEFVRLFVDNGADVGDFLTYGRLQQLYRSTPPKSLLFDLLQRKHEEGRLTLAGLGAQQAREPPTGLPAFSLHDVSRLLKDFLHDACRGLYQEERGPARRPEGRKWLLDLNRRSENPWRDLFLWAVLQNRHEMATYFWAMGQEGVAAALAACKILREMSHLEAGAGVRRPVREAKYEQLALGLFSECYGNSEDRAFALLVRRNRGWSRATCLHLATEADTKAFFAHDGVQAFLTKIWWGDMASGTPILRLLCAFLCPALIYTNFITFSEEAPLRTGPEGLQELDSLDTEKSLLCSPGSGPEESAETPRAQGHPGPRAAFLLTRWRMFWGAPVTVFLGNVVMYFAFLFLFAYVLLVDFRPPPQGPSGPEVTLYFWVFTLVLEEIRQGFFTDEDTHLVKKFTLYVDDNWNKCDMVAIFLFIVGVTCRMVPSMFEAGRTVLAVDFMVFTLRLIHIFAVHKQLGPKIIIVERMIKDVFFFLFFLSVWLVAYGVTTQALLHPHDGRLEWVFRRVLYRPYLQIFGQIPLDEIDEARVNCSLHPLLEEGSPSCPNLYANWLVILLLVTFLLVTNVLLMNLLIAMFSYTFQVVQGNADTFWKFQRYHLIVEYHQRPALAPPFIVLSHLSLLLKRLLRKGAEQKRAHLGRDLPEPLDQKMVTWEAVQKENYLSKLEKQRKGSEEEVLRKTAHRVDSVAQHLAGLREQERRIKRLESQVGRWASRSSDWGPCPSALHPSTQAGQGPRGTVPVPASIGDFGDSVPSREGIPCFRPLHCAPCTPEPCPHTCSHGYGRGGPRGGRAHGLPRMPLPPPGRLLHGAPVLHSPERRQLELADL, via the exons ATGCCGGAGGCCGGGGGCAGCTGTCCGGGGCGCCCCAGGATGGTTGCGTCAGGCTCAGGGTCTGGCCTGTGCCGGGGCGAGATCGAATTTGGAGGGTCTGGGAAGAAGCGAGGCAAG TTTGTGAAGGTGCCCAGCGACGTGGCCCCCTCTGAGCTCTTCAACCTCCTGCTGGCTGAGTGGCACCTGCCTGCCCCCAACCTCGTGGTGTCCCTGGTGGGCGAGGAGTGTCCATTCGCCATGAAGTCCTGGCTGCGGGACGTCCTGCGCAAGGGGCTGGTGAAGGCGGCCCAGAGCACAG GGGCCTGGATCCTGACCAGCGCGCTTCGCGTGGGCCTTGCCCGGTACGTCGGACAGGCCGTGCGTGACCACTCGCTGGCCAGCACGTCCACCCGGGCCCGCGTGGTGGCCATTGGTCTTGCCTCGCTGGGCCGCGTCCTGCATCGTCAGCTTCTGGACAATGCCCAG GAGCACAGCCCTGTCCACTACCCCGCGGACGAGGGCAGCGGCCGGGGCCCCCTCTGCTCCCTGGACAACAACCAGGCGCACTTCATCCTGGTGGAGCCCGGGCCGTCCGGGAAGGGGGACGGGCTGACGGAGCTGAGGCTCAAGCTGGAGAAGCACATTTCGGAGCAGAGGACCGGCTACGGGG GCACTGGCAGCATCGAGATCCCTGTCCTCTGTCTGCTGGTCAATGGTGACCCCAGCACCCTGGAG AGGATCTCCAGGGCCGTGGAGCACGCCGCCCCGTGGCTGGTCCTGGCAGGCTCAGGAGGCGTCGCGGACGTGCTGGCCGCCTTGATGAACCAGCCCCACCTCCTGGTGCCCCAGGTGGCCGAGAAGCAGTTTAAAGAGAAGTTTCCGGGCGAACACTTCCGCTGGGAAGACATCGTACACTGGACCAAGCTG CTGCAGAACATCACCGGCCACCCGCACCTGCTCACCGTGCACGACTTCGAGCAGGAGGGCACCGAGGAGCTGGACACGGTCATCCTTAAAGCGCTGGTGAAAG CCTGCAAGAGCCACAGCCAGGAGGCGCAGGACTACCTGGACGAGCTCAAGCTGGCCGTGGCCTGGGACCGCGTGGACATCGCCAGGAGCGAGATCTTCAACGGGGACGTGGAGTGGAAG TCCTGTGACCTGGAGGAGGTGATGATGGACGCGCTGGTGAGTGACAAGCCCGAGTTCGTGCGTCTCTTCGTGGACAATGGCGCCGACGTGGGGGACTTCCTGACGTACGGGCGGCTGCAGCAGCTGTACCGCTCCACGCCCCCCAAGAGCCTGCTGTTCGACCTGCTGCAGCGCAAGCACGAGGAGGGCCGGCTGACCCTGGCCGGCCTGGGCGCCCAGCAGGCCCGCGAGCCACCCACCGGCCTGCCCGCCTTCTCCCTGCACGACGTCTCCCGCCTGCTCAAGGACTTCCTGCACGACGCCTGTCGCGGGCTCTACCAGGAG GAGCGGGGACCGGCCAGGCGACCTGAGGGCCGGAAGTGGCTGCTGGATCTGAACCGGAGGAGCGAGAACCCCTGGCGGGATCTGTTCCTCTGGGCCGTGCTGCAGAACCGCCATGAGATGGCCACCTACTTCTGGGCCATG GGCCAGGAGGGGGTGGCCGCTGCTCTGGCCGCCTGCAAGATCCTCAGAGAGATGTCGCACctggaggcgggggcgggggtgcgcCGCCCGGTGAGGGAGGCCAAGTACGAGCAGCTGGCCCTGG GCCTCTTCTCCGAGTGCTACGGCAACAGTGAGGACCGCGCGTTCGCGCTGCTGGTGCGCAGAAACCGCGGCTGGAGCAGGGCCACCTGTCTGCACCTGGCCACCGAGGCCGACACCAAGGCCTTCTTTGCCCATGACGGGGTGCAG GCTTTCCTGACCAAGATCTGGTGGGGAGACATGGCGTCGGGCACGCCCATCCTACGGCTGCTGTGTGCCTTCCTCTGCCCAGCCCTCATCTATACCAACTTCATCACCTTCAG TGAGGAGGCCCCGCTGAGGACGGGCCCTGAGGGCCTGCAGGAACTGGACAGTCTGGACACGGAGAAGAGCCTGCTCTGCAGCCCGGGCAGTGG GCCAGAGGAGTCGGCCGAGACACCAAGGGCTCAGGGGCACCCAGGGCCCCGTGCTGCCTTCCTGCTCACGCGCTGGCGCATGTTTTGGGGCGCGCCCGTGACCGTGTTCCTGGGGAATGTGGTCATGTACTTTGCATTCCTGTTCCTGTTCGCCTACGTCCTGCTGGTCGACTTCAGGCCACCTCCCCAGGGGCCGTCTGGGCCTGAGGTCACCCTGTACTTCTGGGTCTTTACACTGGTGCTGGAAGAGATCCGGCAG GGATTCTTCACAGACGAGGACACACATCTGGTGAAAAAGTTCACGCTCTACGTGGACGATAACTGGAACAAGTGTGACATGGTGGCCATCTTTCTGTTCATTGTTGGTGTCACCTGCAG gatggTGCCCTCGATGTTCGAGGCGGGCCGCACGGTCCTGGCCGTCGACTTCATGGTGTTCACGCTCCGACTCATCCACATCTTTGCCGTCCACAAGCAGCTGGGCCCCAAGATCATCATCGTGGAGCGCATG ATAAAGGacgtcttcttcttcctcttcttcctgagcGTGTGGCTTGTGGCCTACGGCGTGACCACGCAGGCGCTGCTGCACCCCCACGACGGGCGCCTGGAGTGGGTCTTCCGCCGCGTGCTCTACCGGCCCTACCTGCAGATCTTCGGGCAAATCCCGCTGGACGAGATCGACG AGGCCCGTGTGAACTGCTCGCTGCACCCGCTGCTGGAGGAGggctccccctcctgccccaacCTCTACGCCAACTGGCTGGTCATCCTCCTGCTGGTCACCTTCCTGCTGGTCACCAACGTGCTGCTCATGAACCTGCTGATCGCCATGTTCAG CTACACGTTCCAGGTGGTGCAGGGCAACGCGGACACGTTCTGGAAGTTCCAGCGCTACCACCTCATCGTGGAGTACCACCAGCGCCCCGCCCTGGCGCCGCCCTTCATCGTCCTCAGCCACCTGAGCCTGCTGCTCAAGAGGCTGCTCCGGAAGGGGGCCGAGCAGAAGCGGGCGCACCTGG GGAGAGACCTGCCGGAGCCCCTGGACCAGAAGATGGTCACGTGGGAGGCGGTGCAGAAGGAGAACTACCTGAGCAagctggagaagcagaggaagggcaGCGAGGAGGAGGTGCTGCGCAAAACCGCCCACAG GGTGGACTCTGTGGCCCAGCACCTCGCGGGGCTGAGGGAGCAAGAAAGACGCATCAAGCGCTTGGAGTCCCAGGTAGGCAGGTGGGCCTCGCGCTCTTCTGACTGGGGACCCTGCCCCTCAGCCCTGCACCCCAGCACCCAGGCAGGGCAGGGCCCCAGGGGCACAGTCCCTGTACCTGCTTCCATAGGGGACTTTGGGGATAGCGTGCCCTCCCGGGAGGGGATCCCGTGCTTCAGACCCCTTCACTGTGCACCCTGCACGCCGGAACCCTGCCCTCACACCTGTTCCCACGGCTACGGGAGGGGAGGCCCACGGGGTGGCAGGGCCCACGGGCTGCCCCGgatgcctctccctcccccaggtcGACTACTGCACGGTGCTCCTGTCCTCCATAGCCCAGAGCGGCGCCAGCTGGA ACTCGCAGACCTCTAA
- the TRPM5 gene encoding transient receptor potential cation channel subfamily M member 5 isoform X6 produces the protein MPEAGGSCPGRPRMVASGSGSGLCRGEIEFGGSGKKRGKFVKVPSDVAPSELFNLLLAEWHLPAPNLVVSLVGEECPFAMKSWLRDVLRKGLVKAAQSTGAWILTSALRVGLARYVGQAVRDHSLASTSTRARVVAIGLASLGRVLHRQLLDNAQEHSPVHYPADEGSGRGPLCSLDNNQAHFILVEPGPSGKGDGLTELRLKLEKHISEQRTGYGGTGSIEIPVLCLLVNGDPSTLERISRAVEHAAPWLVLAGSGGVADVLAALMNQPHLLVPQVAEKQFKEKFPGEHFRWEDIVHWTKLLQNITGHPHLLTVHDFEQEGTEELDTVILKALVKACKSHSQEAQDYLDELKLAVAWDRVDIARSEIFNGDVEWKSCDLEEVMMDALVSDKPEFVRLFVDNGADVGDFLTYGRLQQLYRSTPPKSLLFDLLQRKHEEGRLTLAGLGAQQAREPPTGLPAFSLHDVSRLLKDFLHDACRGLYQEERGPARRPEGRKWLLDLNRRSENPWRDLFLWAVLQNRHEMATYFWAMGQEGVAAALAACKILREMSHLEAGAGVRRPVREAKYEQLALGLFSECYGNSEDRAFALLVRRNRGWSRATCLHLATEADTKAFFAHDGVQAFLTKIWWGDMASGTPILRLLCAFLCPALIYTNFITFSEEAPLRTGPEGLQELDSLDTEKSLLCSPGSGPEESAETPRAQGHPGPRAAFLLTRWRMFWGAPVTVFLGNVVMYFAFLFLFAYVLLVDFRPPPQGPSGPEVTLYFWVFTLVLEEIRQGFFTDEDTHLVKKFTLYVDDNWNKCDMVAIFLFIVGVTCRMVPSMFEAGRTVLAVDFMVFTLRLIHIFAVHKQLGPKIIIVERMIKDVFFFLFFLSVWLVAYGVTTQALLHPHDGRLEWVFRRVLYRPYLQIFGQIPLDEIDEARVNCSLHPLLEEGSPSCPNLYANWLVILLLVTFLLVTNVLLMNLLIAMFSYTFQVVQGNADTFWKFQRYHLIVEYHQRPALAPPFIVLSHLSLLLKRLLRKGAEQKRAHLGRDLPEPLDQKMVTWEAVQKENYLSKLEKQRKGSEEEVLRKTAHRVDSVAQHLAGLREQERRIKRLESQVDYCTVLLSSIAQSGASWNSQTSKGGRQQACADRRGAADSSECPEAGQRLSDT, from the exons ATGCCGGAGGCCGGGGGCAGCTGTCCGGGGCGCCCCAGGATGGTTGCGTCAGGCTCAGGGTCTGGCCTGTGCCGGGGCGAGATCGAATTTGGAGGGTCTGGGAAGAAGCGAGGCAAG TTTGTGAAGGTGCCCAGCGACGTGGCCCCCTCTGAGCTCTTCAACCTCCTGCTGGCTGAGTGGCACCTGCCTGCCCCCAACCTCGTGGTGTCCCTGGTGGGCGAGGAGTGTCCATTCGCCATGAAGTCCTGGCTGCGGGACGTCCTGCGCAAGGGGCTGGTGAAGGCGGCCCAGAGCACAG GGGCCTGGATCCTGACCAGCGCGCTTCGCGTGGGCCTTGCCCGGTACGTCGGACAGGCCGTGCGTGACCACTCGCTGGCCAGCACGTCCACCCGGGCCCGCGTGGTGGCCATTGGTCTTGCCTCGCTGGGCCGCGTCCTGCATCGTCAGCTTCTGGACAATGCCCAG GAGCACAGCCCTGTCCACTACCCCGCGGACGAGGGCAGCGGCCGGGGCCCCCTCTGCTCCCTGGACAACAACCAGGCGCACTTCATCCTGGTGGAGCCCGGGCCGTCCGGGAAGGGGGACGGGCTGACGGAGCTGAGGCTCAAGCTGGAGAAGCACATTTCGGAGCAGAGGACCGGCTACGGGG GCACTGGCAGCATCGAGATCCCTGTCCTCTGTCTGCTGGTCAATGGTGACCCCAGCACCCTGGAG AGGATCTCCAGGGCCGTGGAGCACGCCGCCCCGTGGCTGGTCCTGGCAGGCTCAGGAGGCGTCGCGGACGTGCTGGCCGCCTTGATGAACCAGCCCCACCTCCTGGTGCCCCAGGTGGCCGAGAAGCAGTTTAAAGAGAAGTTTCCGGGCGAACACTTCCGCTGGGAAGACATCGTACACTGGACCAAGCTG CTGCAGAACATCACCGGCCACCCGCACCTGCTCACCGTGCACGACTTCGAGCAGGAGGGCACCGAGGAGCTGGACACGGTCATCCTTAAAGCGCTGGTGAAAG CCTGCAAGAGCCACAGCCAGGAGGCGCAGGACTACCTGGACGAGCTCAAGCTGGCCGTGGCCTGGGACCGCGTGGACATCGCCAGGAGCGAGATCTTCAACGGGGACGTGGAGTGGAAG TCCTGTGACCTGGAGGAGGTGATGATGGACGCGCTGGTGAGTGACAAGCCCGAGTTCGTGCGTCTCTTCGTGGACAATGGCGCCGACGTGGGGGACTTCCTGACGTACGGGCGGCTGCAGCAGCTGTACCGCTCCACGCCCCCCAAGAGCCTGCTGTTCGACCTGCTGCAGCGCAAGCACGAGGAGGGCCGGCTGACCCTGGCCGGCCTGGGCGCCCAGCAGGCCCGCGAGCCACCCACCGGCCTGCCCGCCTTCTCCCTGCACGACGTCTCCCGCCTGCTCAAGGACTTCCTGCACGACGCCTGTCGCGGGCTCTACCAGGAG GAGCGGGGACCGGCCAGGCGACCTGAGGGCCGGAAGTGGCTGCTGGATCTGAACCGGAGGAGCGAGAACCCCTGGCGGGATCTGTTCCTCTGGGCCGTGCTGCAGAACCGCCATGAGATGGCCACCTACTTCTGGGCCATG GGCCAGGAGGGGGTGGCCGCTGCTCTGGCCGCCTGCAAGATCCTCAGAGAGATGTCGCACctggaggcgggggcgggggtgcgcCGCCCGGTGAGGGAGGCCAAGTACGAGCAGCTGGCCCTGG GCCTCTTCTCCGAGTGCTACGGCAACAGTGAGGACCGCGCGTTCGCGCTGCTGGTGCGCAGAAACCGCGGCTGGAGCAGGGCCACCTGTCTGCACCTGGCCACCGAGGCCGACACCAAGGCCTTCTTTGCCCATGACGGGGTGCAG GCTTTCCTGACCAAGATCTGGTGGGGAGACATGGCGTCGGGCACGCCCATCCTACGGCTGCTGTGTGCCTTCCTCTGCCCAGCCCTCATCTATACCAACTTCATCACCTTCAG TGAGGAGGCCCCGCTGAGGACGGGCCCTGAGGGCCTGCAGGAACTGGACAGTCTGGACACGGAGAAGAGCCTGCTCTGCAGCCCGGGCAGTGG GCCAGAGGAGTCGGCCGAGACACCAAGGGCTCAGGGGCACCCAGGGCCCCGTGCTGCCTTCCTGCTCACGCGCTGGCGCATGTTTTGGGGCGCGCCCGTGACCGTGTTCCTGGGGAATGTGGTCATGTACTTTGCATTCCTGTTCCTGTTCGCCTACGTCCTGCTGGTCGACTTCAGGCCACCTCCCCAGGGGCCGTCTGGGCCTGAGGTCACCCTGTACTTCTGGGTCTTTACACTGGTGCTGGAAGAGATCCGGCAG GGATTCTTCACAGACGAGGACACACATCTGGTGAAAAAGTTCACGCTCTACGTGGACGATAACTGGAACAAGTGTGACATGGTGGCCATCTTTCTGTTCATTGTTGGTGTCACCTGCAG gatggTGCCCTCGATGTTCGAGGCGGGCCGCACGGTCCTGGCCGTCGACTTCATGGTGTTCACGCTCCGACTCATCCACATCTTTGCCGTCCACAAGCAGCTGGGCCCCAAGATCATCATCGTGGAGCGCATG ATAAAGGacgtcttcttcttcctcttcttcctgagcGTGTGGCTTGTGGCCTACGGCGTGACCACGCAGGCGCTGCTGCACCCCCACGACGGGCGCCTGGAGTGGGTCTTCCGCCGCGTGCTCTACCGGCCCTACCTGCAGATCTTCGGGCAAATCCCGCTGGACGAGATCGACG AGGCCCGTGTGAACTGCTCGCTGCACCCGCTGCTGGAGGAGggctccccctcctgccccaacCTCTACGCCAACTGGCTGGTCATCCTCCTGCTGGTCACCTTCCTGCTGGTCACCAACGTGCTGCTCATGAACCTGCTGATCGCCATGTTCAG CTACACGTTCCAGGTGGTGCAGGGCAACGCGGACACGTTCTGGAAGTTCCAGCGCTACCACCTCATCGTGGAGTACCACCAGCGCCCCGCCCTGGCGCCGCCCTTCATCGTCCTCAGCCACCTGAGCCTGCTGCTCAAGAGGCTGCTCCGGAAGGGGGCCGAGCAGAAGCGGGCGCACCTGG GGAGAGACCTGCCGGAGCCCCTGGACCAGAAGATGGTCACGTGGGAGGCGGTGCAGAAGGAGAACTACCTGAGCAagctggagaagcagaggaagggcaGCGAGGAGGAGGTGCTGCGCAAAACCGCCCACAG GGTGGACTCTGTGGCCCAGCACCTCGCGGGGCTGAGGGAGCAAGAAAGACGCATCAAGCGCTTGGAGTCCCAG gtcGACTACTGCACGGTGCTCCTGTCCTCCATAGCCCAGAGCGGCGCCAGCTGGA ACTCGCAGACCTCTAAAGGTGGGCGCCAGCAAGCCTGTGCTGACCGCCGTGGGGCTGCAGACAGCAGCGAGTGCCCAGAGGCTGGCCAGCGGCTCTCAGACACCTAA